ACCTCGCCCGCGTCGCCAGCGCCTTCTGTCGCCGCGACGTCTGAGCAGACCCTCCCCTCCGCGCGCCGACGCGTTCCTCCCTTCCCCAGCGGTCCCGGCCGCTCCTGGAGTTGCCCCGTGACGATCACCTTCCACTGGTTCCTGCCCACCAACGGCGACAGCCGCCACGTGGTCGGCGGCGGCCACGGCACGCCGGTCACCGCCGCCGGCGGCGACCGGCCGCCGACCGTCGGCTACCTGACCCAGATCGCCCGCGCTGCCGAGGACCTGGGCTTCGCCGGCGCGCTCACCCCCACCGGGGCCTGGTGCGAGGACGCCTGGCTGACCACCGCGATGGTCAGCCAGCACACCGAGCGGCTGAAGTTCCTGGTCGCCTTCCGTCCGGGGTTCGTCTCGCCCACCCTGGCCGCACAGATGAGCGCGACCTTCCAGCGGCAGACCGGTGGACGGCTGCTGCTGAACGTGGTCACCGGCGGCGAGAGCCGCGAGCAGCGGGCCTACGGCGACTTCCTGGACAAGGACGCGCGCTACGCGCGCACCGACGAGTTCCTGCAGATCGTCCGGGAACTGCTGGCGGGCGGGACGGCCGACCTGGCCGGCGCCCAGTTGCGGGTCGAGGAGGCCCGGCTGACCCGGCCGCCGGAGACCGCGCCGGAGATCTACTTCGGCGGCTCCTCCCCCGCCGCCGGATCGGTCGCGGCCCGCCGGGCGGACGTCTACCTGACCTGGGGCGAGCCGCCCGCCCAGGTGGCCGGGAAGATCGCCTGGATCCGCGGCCTCGCCGCCGCCGAGGGCCGCACCCTGCGCTTCGGCATCCGGCTGCACGTCATCACCCGGGACTCCGCCGACCAGGCGTGGGCCGAGGCCCGGCGGCTGCTCGACGGCTTCGACCCGGAGGTGGTCCGCTCGGTGCAGCAGGGGCTGGCGCTGAGCGAGTCCGAGGGCCAGCGCCGGATGCTGGCCCTGCACGGCGGCGGCCGGGACGGGCTGGAGATCCACCCCAACCTGTGGGCGGGCATCGGCCTGGTCCGGGGCGGCGCGGGCACCGCGCTGGTCGGCAGCCATACCGAGGTGGCGGAGCGCATCGCCGAGTACCACCGGCTGGGCATCGACGAGTTCATCCTCTCCGGCTACCCCCATCTGGAGGAGGCCTACTGGTTCGGCGAGGGCGTCCTCCCCCGCCTGGCCGCGGCCGGACTCTGGACCCACCCCGCCGCCCCCGCCGCCGTCCCGGCCCTCGGCGCCGCCCGCTGACCGGCGGCGGGTCCGCCGTTCGACCCGGTGGGCGGGCGGGCGACCGCCCGGGCGGCCACCATCGAGGCATGGACCGAGCCGTGCGGGAGTACATCGACGCCATCGCCCCGGAGTTCCGGCCGCTGTTCGACCGGCTGCACGGGCTGGTGCTCCGGGTGCGCCCGGACGCCGAACTGCTGCTGTCGTACGGGATGCCCTGCTACCGGGTCGGCCGGCGGCGGCTCCTCCTCGGCGTCTGGCAGCACGGGGTGTCGGTCTACGGCTGGAGCCGGAGCGGCGACGCCGGATTCACCGCCCGCCACCCCGGGCTGACGTCCGGTCGGGGCACCGTCCGGCTGCGGCCGGAGGACGCGGCGGAGATCCCGGACCAGGAGTTCCGGACGCTGTTCCAGGCCGTCTTCGACTTCGACGGCTGACGCGTCCGACAGGCAGCTCCGCCGGGGTGGTCCGGGGGCCGGGGCGCGCTCAGTTCTCCTGCGGCGGCCCGGACATGATCTGCCGCACCTCGATCGGCATGTTCAGCGGCGCCCCGCCGGGGCCGGGCGCGGCCGAGACCCGGGCCGCGAGCTCCACGGCCCGTTCCGGGCTCTCGCACTCCAGGATCCAGAAGCCGGCCAGGAACTCCTTGGTCTCCGGGAACGGGCCCTCGGTGACCACGGGGTCGCCGCCGGCCCGGGAGCGCACGATCCGCGCGGTCCCCGGCATGGCCAGCCCCTGGGCGTCGACCAGCTCGCCGCTCGCGGCGAGCTGCTGGTTGGTCTCCACCATGAAGGCGATGTGCGCCTTCACCTCGTCGGCCGTCCAGGTGTCGATCCCCGGGAAGTCGGCGGTCTTCTCACTGAACTGCATCAGCAGCATGTACTTCACGGCCGGGCTCCTCCTCGTTGCGGCGGCCTCACCGGCCGCTCTCACCCTGGACGAAGCATGAACCGCGATTTCGACATCGCCGTGCCGACGCGCCCGTGACCGCCGCCGACCGCTACCGCCGCCGACCGCTACCGGCGCGGCAGCTTCCAGCCCGGCCGCGGGAAGTGGCAGGTGTACCCCGCCGGGTAGCGCTCCAGGTAGTCCTGGTGCTCGGGCTCCGCCTGCCAGAAGTCGCCCAGCGGCTCGACCTCGGTGACCACCTTGCCCGGCCACAGTCCGCTGGCGTCCACGTCGGCGATGGTGTCCAGCGCCGTCTGCCGCTGCGCCTCGTCGGCGTAGTAGATCGCCGACCGGTAGCTCGCGCCGATGTCGTTGCCCTGCCGGTCCACCGTCGTCGGGTCGTGGATCTGGAAGAAGAACTCCAGCAGGTCGCGGTAGCCGGTGCGGGCGGGGTCGAACTCGATCTCGATCGCCTCGGCGTGCGAACCGTGGTTGCGGTAGGTGGCGTTCGGGGTGTCGCCGCCGCTGTACCCGACCCGGGTGCGGGTGACCCCGGGCAGCTTGCGGACCAGGTCCTGCATGCCCCAGAAGCAGCCGCCCGCGAGAACCGCCTTCTCGCTCTGTCCACTCATCGTCGCTTCTCCTTCATCGGTCTTCGTCCGTCCGGACAACCCGAACCATTGTCCGCCCTCCGGCGGCCTGCCGTCGCCGGTCAGCCGGCCGAGGTCACGGCCCGGAGCTGCTCGAAGGACTCGCGGATCAGCAGCCGCAACTCGCCCCCCTCGGGCCCGGCGATCCAGCGGGCGAAGGAGATCCGGAAGACGGCTGTCCCGGCCTCGGCCGCGAGGCCGGCCGCCGGCTCGGCGACGCCGCGCTCGCGCAGCGCCCCGGCCAGGGCGGCCGAGAGCGCGGCCAGCTTGATCAGCTCGCGCTCCTGCAGCTCCGCGTTGGCCGAGATCACGGTCTGCCGTCGGCGGACGCCCTCCTCGCGCTCCTGGAAGGAGGCTCCGGCGCTGTCGAGGGCCGCGGCCACCGCCTCGATCGGCGCGGTGCCGACGGGCGCGTCCAGGACGCTGCCGACGAGGAGTTCCTGGAGTTGGCGCGCGCCGTGGAAGAGGACCTCGCGCTTGTCGGCGAAGTGGCGGAAGAAGGTGCGCTCGGTGAGCCCGGCCCGCCTGGCGATCTCCGCGACCGTGGTCTGTTCGTACCCGCGCTCGATGTACAGCTCCAGTGCCGCCTGCTCCAGCCGGCCGCGCGCGTTGGGCTCCCATCGACTCATGGTCGGATTCTACGCGATGACAGTTACTGACATCGGGTGCTACGTTTGATGGCAGACACTGACATCACCAGTGGTCGATCATTCTGGAGGACTCCCATGCGTTTCTTCATCACCGGCGCGTCCGGCTGGATCGGCTCAGCCGTGGTTCCGGAGCTCGTCGAGGCGGGCCACCGGGTGGTCGGACTCGCCCGCTCCGACGCCTCCACCGCCGCGCTGCTCGCGGCCGGTGCCGAGGTCCGCCGCGGCACCATCGACGACCTGGACGTCCTGCGGAGCGCGGCCGCGGACTCGGACGGCGTGATCCACCTGGCGTTCAAGCACGACCTCGCCTTCAGCGGGGGCTTCGAGGCCGCCGCCGAGGCGGACCGGCTCGCCATCGAGACCTTCGGCGAGGCCCTGGCCGGGAGCGACCGGCCGTTCACCATCGCGTCCGGGGTGATCGGCCTGTCCCCGGGCCGGCTCGCGACCGAGGCGGACGGGCTGGCCGACGAACCGTCAGTGACGGCGCTGACCGGCGGACCCGAGCAGCGCCGCCGCAACGCCCTCGCCACCCTGGCCCTGGCCGACCGGGGCGTCCGCTCGTCGGTGCTGCGGTTCGCACCGACGGTCCACGGCGACGGCGACCACGGGTTCCTGGCGGCCCTGATCACCGTCGCCCGGGAGAAGGGCGTCTCCGGCTACGTCGGCGACGGCGCCAACCGCTGGCCGGCCGTCCACCGCTCGGACGCCGCGCAGCTGGTCCGGATGGCCGTGGAGCAGTCCCCGGCCGGCTCCACCCTGCACGCGGTGGCGGAGGAGGGCGTCCCGATCCGCGAGGTGGCCGAGGCGATCGGGCGGCGGCTCGGGCTGCCCGCGGTCTCCGTCCCCCCGGCGGAGGCGGCCGCGCACTTCGGCTGGCTCGGCGCCTTCATCGGGGCCGACAGTCCGGCGTCGAGCGCGCTGACCCGCGAGCTGACGGGGTGGAAGCCGACCGGCCCCGGCCTGGTCGAGGACCTGGAGCAGGGCCACTACTTCCGCGCCGGTTCGGCCTGACCCTCCGCCGGATCCCGGCTGCCGGGAACGGCACCGGGCTCCTCGGGCGGGCCCAGCAGCGCCAGGATGCCGTCGACGGCCCGGTCGAACCGGCCCGGGTCGTTGGCGGCCCGGGCCAGGACGTAGCCGCCCTGGGCGACGGCCGCGATCGCCGCGGCCGTGGCGAGCGGGTCGAGCGCGGCACTCAGCTCGCCCTGCCGCTGGCCAGCGGCTATCACCTCGGCCAGCCGCTGCTGGAGCCAGTCGAGGGTCTCCTCCAGCGGGTGCTGCAGCTCCGGCGCGGCCACGATCTCCGGGTCCTGGGCCAGCCCGCCGATGGGGCAGCCCCTGAGCACGTCCTGCCCGCGCCGCAGGTAGCCGGCTATCCGGCTGCGGGCGCTGCCGGGCGCACCGAGCTGCCGGTCGACCTCGGCGCGCAGCTCCTCCGCGGTGCGGCGGATGGCCGCCAGGGCCAGGTCGGACTTGCCCTGGAAGTGGTGGTACATGCTGCCCTGGCCGGCCCCGGCCCGCGCCTGGATCTCCCGGGGGCTGGTGCCGTCGTACCCGCGTTCCCAGAGGAGGGTGCGGGTGCTCTCGATGAGACGTTCCCGAGCGTCCATTCAACGACCGTATTCACTGGTGGGTGGAGGGGTCAACGCACTGCTCCGCGCGATCCGCGCCGAAGGCCCCGACCGGGTCGGTCGGGGCCTTCGGCGCGGATGGGAGGCGGTCATGCCTCGGCCTTGCGGGCCCGGTGGGCGGCCACGTAGTGGCGGTTGCCGCAGGCGGCCGCGGAGCACCAGCGGCGCCGGTGGCCGCGCGAGGTGTCGAGGTAGACCAGGTCGCAGGTCGGGCCTTCGCACTGGCGCATCGTGTCGCGCTCCGGGGAGCTGAGCAGTCGGATGGCGTCGTCGGCCACGGCGGCGAGCAGCTGGTCGAGCCGGATCGGCGTCCGCAGGTGGGCCCGGAGGCTGCCGTCGCTCTCCCGGGCCGCCTGCAGGACCGGGTTTCCGGCGGCGGCGATCCGGTTGAGCCGGGCGAGGTCCCGGCCCTCGGCCTGCTGCCCGCCCAGTTCGGTGTGGATGATGCGGTGCAGCAGCTCCCGGAGCGACCTGAAGTCCTCCAACCACCCCGGCACCCGGCCGAGTTCGTCCGCCCTGGGCACCAGGCCGGCGCCGTGCAGCCACTGGACCAGCCGGTCCGGGCTGTCGAGGCGTTCCACCGGGCTGTTCGAGAGCCGGGAACCCACGGTGGCGAGGAGGTCCAGGCAGGTACGTCCGGTGTCGAAGCGCTGCTCACTGCTGGCGGTCACGGCGGTCACTTCTTTCCTGAGGTCTTCCCCGGAGCGAGGGGCATGGCCAACAGTGTCGCAACGGCGCAGGTGGCCCAGACCAGCGACCAGGAGGCTCCGGCCAGCAGCGGCACCATCAGCGGGGCGAGGAAGCCGGCCGCGAAGACGGTGGTGTTCTCCAGGCCGAGGGCGGTTCCGGCGCGCTGGGCGCCGGCCATGTGCGCGATCTCGGTGTAGGCGACGCCGTGCCAGGCGTTGGCCAGGATGCCGGAGACGACCAGGGCCGCGACGATGGCGAAGGTGGGGGCGTGGGTCAGCACGGCGGAGGCGGCGAGGGCGATGGTGGCCCCGCCACCGACGACCCGGACGTAGGGGCGCCGGGTGCCCGGGTGCTTGTCGGTCCAGCGTCCGGACCAGACCCGGGCCGTGGCGCCGCCGATCTGGACCACGACGATCGCCATGGAGCTGACCACCAGGGCGGAGTGGTGGGTGTCGTGGAGGAAGACGCCGACGAAGGTGAGGATCGCGAACTGGGGGATGGTCAGCAGGCCGGAGGCCAGGGCGAGGCGCCAGATGCTCCGGTTCCGCAGCGGGGAGCCGACGGCCTCCTGGGCGGCGGCGGATCCTACGGCCGTGCCGAGCTCGTCCGGGGAGTGCATCCAGCGGTAGGCGGCAGCGGCGGCGACGAAGCAGAACAGCGCGAGGACCCCGTAGACGGCGCGGAACCCGTAGCTGACGGCGAGCCAGGGCAGCAGCGCCGACCCGATCGCGCCGCCGGCCGGGATGGCGGTCTGCCTCAGGCTCATGGCGAGGCCGCGCTGTCCGTCCTTGAACCAGGCCATCACCGCCCGTCCTGAGGAGCCGTTGACCGAGCCGCCGAGGACGCCGACCAGCAGCAGTCCGGCGCCGAGCATGCCCACGGCCGGGATGAAGCCGTTGTCGGGGACGTCGACCCCGGCCATCAGGCCGAGCACCAGGCCGGTGGCGATCAGGCCGGTCAGCAGGATCCGGCGCTCGCCGAACTTGTCGGTCCAGATGCCCCAGAGGACCTCCGACACCGCGATGCCCAGCGAGATCGCCGAGAGGACGATCCCGAGGGTGCCGTTGGACAGGTGGTAGGCGCCGAGCATGGCCGTCGAGGTGGTCGGGATCCCCTGGAAGGCGGCGGAGAAGGCCGCCTGCGAGGAGATGCCGATGCCGAGGATCACCCAGCGGTGCCGGGGGCCGAACCTGGAGGCCGGGGCCGGGGTCTGGGCCGGGGCGGACGCCGGGGTCCGCTGCGTGGTTGCGGGGTTGGCTTTGGTGACGGGGATCGCCACGTCGTGCTCCTTGGGAGGTCGAAGCGGGTGCGGTCCGAGCCGGGCGGCTCGTGTAAGGCTTTTGAGTACTTACCTAGAATGGCGGCCGCCCGCCGACTCCACAACCGGGCGTCGGCGGGCGGCAACAGCTGTTCGTCTTCCCCGAACCCGGTTTGCCGGGCAGCGGGCCTGACGGCGGATCAGAGGGTGGCGACCGGCTTCTCCCAGACCACCAGCAGCACGGCTCCGGAGGCGGAGCGCGGGGCGTGCACCGAGCCGGGCTCCATGACCAGCAGCGAGCCGGCCGGGTGGACCCCGCCGTCGGTCTCCAGCTGCCCCTCGAAGACGTAGATGATCTCGTAGCCCTCGTGCCGGTGCGGAACGGCCCCGGCTCCCGGCTCGTAGCGGACGATCCCGGCGGCCGGCCCGCCCTCGCCGGTCTCCTCGGTGGAGTACAGCCGGTGGATGCTCACCCCGGTCCGCCCGTCGGAGGTGATCGGCAGGAAGTCGAGGTCCTCGCTCCGCAGCCCGGTCGTGGCGAAGCTGCGGGCGACGAGCGGCAGGGACGAGGTCAGGGTCTCAACGGACATGGGCGGGGGCTCCTTCGGAGAACGGGACGGGGGCGAGGACGGCGACGGGTGCCGGTGCGGGGGCGGGGCGCGCCACTGCGGAGCGGCGGATCTTGCCGGACACCGTGCGCGGCAGGCGCTCGGTGAAGGAGATGCTGTGGATCCGCAGGTCCCTGGTGACCTGGGCGTCCACATGGGCGAGCAGTTCCTCGACCCGGGCCGGACGGCCGGGGACGAGCTCGACGACGGCGTGCGCGGCCAGGCCGAGGACCGGGTGCGGGCCGGGGACGACGGCGGCCGCCCGGACCGCCGGGTGCGTCTGCAGGACCGCTTCGAGCTCGTACGGCGAGACCCGGTGCCCGCCGGACTTGAACACGTCGTCCGACCTGCCGAGGATGCGGAGGTAGCCGTCGGGACCCTGCTCGGCGAGGTCGCCGGTGCGGTAGCTGCCGGTGCCGAGCGCCTGCCGGGTGCGGACCGGGTCGCCGTCGTACCCGGTCATCATGCCGACCGGACGGGCGGTCAGGTCCACGCAGACGGCGCCGTCGTCGAGGTGGATGTCCCAGCCCGGCAGCGGTCTGCCGAGCCAGCCGGGCCTGCGGGCCATGCCGGGCGTGGTGGCGATCAGGGCGGTGGTCTCGGTCTGCCCGTACCCGTCGCGCACCGCCACGTGCCAGGCGGACTCCACCGCGTCGCCGACTTCGGCCGGCAGCGGCTCCCCCGCACTGGTGGCCTCGCGGAGCCGGGGCGCGGCGGTCCCGAGGTCGCCGGCCATCCGGGCCCACACCGAGGGCGGGGCGCACACGCTGCTCACCCGGTGCCGTTCCAGCAGCCGGGGCAGGTCCCCGGGCTCCACCGCCTCCGGCGGCACGACCAGGGTCGCCTCGGCGCTGAACGGCACGAAGAAGCTGGACCAGGAGTGCTTCGCCCAGCCGGGGGCGGAGATGTTCAGGTGCCGGTCGCCGGGGACCAGGCCGTTGTAGTACAGCGAGGAGAGGTGCCCGATCGGGTAGGAGGCGTGGGTGTGGGTGACCAGCTTCGGCGCCGAGGTCGTGCCGGAGGTGAAGTAGGCGAAGGCGGTGTCGTCGGCCCGGGTCGGGCCGGCCGGGACGAAGCGGAGCGGCGCCCGGTGCGAGTCCCGGTAGTCGGCCCAGCCGGCCACCGGCTCCCCCACCGCGATCCGGGTGCCGAGCTCGACCCCGTCGAACAGGGCGGCCGAGCCGCTGCGCGCCAGCAGGTGGCGGACCCGGCCGCGGCCGATCCGGTCGGCGGCCTCGGCCCGGGTCAGCGAGGTGTAGGTGGGGATGACCACGGCCCCGAGCTTGAGGCAGGCGAGCAGCGTCTCCCAGAGCTCCGCCTGCTGGCCGAGCACCACCATGACCCGTTCGCCCCGGCCGACGCCGAGCCCGGCGAGCCAGTTGGCCACCTGGTCGGAGCGGGCCGACAGCTGCTGATAGGTGATCACCTCGGCCTGTCCGTCGGGTCCGACCAGCTCCAGCGCGGGCCGCCGGGAGCCGGCGGCGATCACGTCGAACCATTCGAGGGCCCAGTTGAAGGTCGCCGGGCGGGGCCAGCTGAAGGCCGCGCGGGCGGCGTCCAGGTCGCTGCGCAGTTCCAGCAGCAGGTCGCGCTGCCGGGCGAACAGGCTGTGCGCGGCGGTGCGGCGGTGCGCGTAGTAGTCGTCGTCGCGGAGGTCCTCGGCCTCGCCCCGGGTCATGACCGCGCTCCGGCACGGGCGAGTTCCGGGCGGGCCGCCGCCAGCGGGGCGAGCACGTCGGCGGCGATGGCGTCGGCGTCCCGGGTGAACTCGGTCCACGGTCCCGGGCGGGAGGAACCGACCTGCATGAACCAGCGCTGACCCTCCGTCGGGATGCCGAGGACGTGGAGTCCCTGGCCGATCCCGCCGTCCGCGCCGATAGGCCGGTAGGGCGCGGGGGTGACCGCGACGCCCGCGGTGTCGAAGGGGGTGTCGCCGGCGTGGTTGTTCCAGGAGGTCCAGTGGCCGTCCGCCACCAGTCGGCGGCTGAGCGGGGAGGTGTCGCGGGTGAGGTCGGGACCGGGGATGCGGGCGTCGATCAGCACCTCGGCGAGCCGGCGCGACCCCTGGACCTGCGGCGACTCGACCGCGAAGAGTCCGTGCTCCGGGTCCGCGGTGAACCGGGAGGAGGGGCCGACCACTTCGAGCAGTCCGGCGTCGATCAGCGCCAGGGTCTGCTGGAGCCGTTCCACCGGCGGCCCGGCGGCGAGGAAGGAGCTCAGCGGGGCGAACCAGCCGAGGAAGTCCTCGCGGTGCGAGTCGGCGGTCAGTCCGCCGTAGTCCACGGCGAGTCTGATGGTGCCGCGGACGTCGCGCAGCACGTCCGTCGCGGCCTTCAGCGGTCCGTGGAAGTTGCCCTCGCGGGCCAGGGCGATGTCGGTCTCCAGCAGCTCGGCCAGGGCCGTGGTGAACTCCTTGGGACCGGTGAAGTGCCTTCCGGCGAACGGCCGGGTCAGCCGGGGCGCGTCCAGCGGCGGCAGCGTGTCCAGGCCGAACCGGCAGGCCTGCCGCTGGGCGACGGCGCCGGCGCCGCGCGGGCCCTCGGCCTCGATCTCGGCGACCACCTGGGCGCGGAAGCTCTCCTCGCTGACGGCGCCGTAGCGGGCACGGAGCGCGGTGGCGTAGTAGACCAGCTGCAGCTCCGCGTCGAGCCAGGGCCAGACGTCGGCCCGGAAGTCCAGCGGCCCGGCGGCGCGCAGCCCGCGGATCCGCTCGGGGGTGAACAGCCGGGCGGTGTAGCGCCAGTCGGGTCCCTTCTGGTTCCGGCCCCGGGCCGGGAGCGGCACGCCCGAGCGGGAACCGGCGAGCAGCAGCGGCTCGCGTCCGGAGGGCAGGTAGCGCAGGCCGCCGTGCCCGTCGCCCGCGAACCGACCGCCACGGCCGATGGTTAGCGCGGACATGACATCATAGAAGGACAGTCCCATCCCCAGCACCGCGACCCTGGCGCCCGGCGCGACGGCGTCGAGCGGCATGTCGGCGGCGCTGTCGCCGCGGATGTAGCGCGCCTGCGGACGGTCGGCGGCGAAGGCGGCGAGCCGCGCCTGCTCGCCGGACAGGGTGGTCACCGGGTGACCGGTGGTCAGCACGACCCGGTCGGCGGCCAGTTCCTCCCCGGCGGCGAGCGTCACCCGCCAGCGCCCGCCGTCCCGGCGCACGGCCGTCACCTCGTCGGTGATCCTGCGCAGCTCCGAGCCGGGGGGCAGCGAGGCCTCGACCGCGTCGAGGTAGAAGCCGAGGTACTGGCCGTAGCGGGCGCGCGGGGCGTAGGCGTTCGGGCCCGGGTGGTCGGGGTCGACGCTGGACCACCACTGTCCCAGGGTGGGCCCGGCACCGGCCCGCGCCGGCCCTTCGTCCGCCGGGCCGGAGAACATGGTCACCTCGCCGCAGGCGGTGTTCATCAGGAAGGCGTCGGACTGGTCGGTGCGCCAGACCCGACCGGCCCCGACCTCCACCTGGTCGACCAGGCAGATCTCGACCGGCTGGTCCGGCCGGGTCCGGGCCAGCCGGGCGGCGGTGCGCTCGGCGACGGCGAGGCCGCGCGGCCCGGAGCCGACGATGACGATCCGGTAGGGACCGCTGCCGCGGCCGAGCGCGGCGGCGGCCCGGTCGTGGCTGTCGGCGGTGTAGCGCAGCATGCCCAGCAGCTGTCCCGAGGTGACCGCCGCCGTCGCCGAGCCGGGGACGGCCAGCGGCATGGCGCCGGTGCGGGCCCAGGCCAGGCGTCCGCTCTCGTCGATGGCGCCCCGGGCCGCGTTGGCGTTGTCGCGGTGCAGGCAGAACGGCACGTCCAGCAGCCCGGCGGCGAACGCCTTGCGCAGCGCCCGGCCGAGGTCCGGGTCGAGTCCGAGGACGGTCTCGACCAGCGACAGGGCCTCGGTGTAGACGCCCTCGTAGTCGACCTGCCGGGCCCAGGGCAGGTCGCAGTCCTCGACGGCCCGGCGGGCGGCCGCGGCCGCCCGCTCCAGCGCGGAGACGTTCTCGGCGACGGTGGGGATCCGGTGGGCCTCGGCCTCGGTCTTGACGATCATCCGCTGGGCGCCGCCGCGCACGGCGATCCGCGCCGAGGCTTCGAGCAGCAGCCCGGCGCCCTCCTCGGTACCCGGGTAGACGCCCATGTAGGTGTAGAGCACCACGTGCCGCTCGACCTGCGGCGGCAGGAACCGGTCGGCCAGGTGGTGCAGGGCGGCCAGGGCCTCGACGTCCTGCACCGCGTTGGTCTGCTGCGCGTAGGACAGCGAGAGCGAGGTCAGGCCGTGCTGGACGAAGAACATCGCCTCCAGCACGCTGATGGCGACCAGCAGCGAGGGCGGGCACATCTGCCCGAGCATGCAGCCGCCGAAGGTCTCCAGGTGGGCGCGCAGGCCGCGGGCGGCGGTGCCCTCCGCGAATCGGCTGGTGGCGTCCGCCCAGGCGGGGACGGACTCGGCCAGCGGCAGCCGGGAGTAGGGGAGGCAGTAGGAGACCGGACCGCCCTCGGAGGCGGAGAGCCCGGAGGCCACCATGGCGTCGAAGATGTGGGCCGGGCGGGCCGAGCCGTGCCGGACCTGGACCGGGATCCGGTTCCCGGTGGCCGCGACCACCAGCGAGGTGACCGCGGGGCCGTGGTTGACGATGGGGAAGCCGTTGAGCGCCTGGCCGGCCCGCAGCGCCGCCTCGGCGCCCGCGATGTCCTCGACCCGGGTGTAGGAGTCGATGGTGAGCGTCCCCAGCGTCCGCGCCCGGGCGGCGGAGACGGCCTGGAGGCCGGCCGCCATCCGGTCCGGGTCCGACATCCCCATCCGGGGCTGGACCACCAGTTGGCC
The Streptacidiphilus albus JL83 genome window above contains:
- a CDS encoding FAD/NAD(P)-binding protein → MSAQPDMQDYVARSARDGQLVVQPRMGMSDPDRMAAGLQAVSAARARTLGTLTIDSYTRVEDIAGAEAALRAGQALNGFPIVNHGPAVTSLVVAATGNRIPVQVRHGSARPAHIFDAMVASGLSASEGGPVSYCLPYSRLPLAESVPAWADATSRFAEGTAARGLRAHLETFGGCMLGQMCPPSLLVAISVLEAMFFVQHGLTSLSLSYAQQTNAVQDVEALAALHHLADRFLPPQVERHVVLYTYMGVYPGTEEGAGLLLEASARIAVRGGAQRMIVKTEAEAHRIPTVAENVSALERAAAAARRAVEDCDLPWARQVDYEGVYTEALSLVETVLGLDPDLGRALRKAFAAGLLDVPFCLHRDNANAARGAIDESGRLAWARTGAMPLAVPGSATAAVTSGQLLGMLRYTADSHDRAAAALGRGSGPYRIVIVGSGPRGLAVAERTAARLARTRPDQPVEICLVDQVEVGAGRVWRTDQSDAFLMNTACGEVTMFSGPADEGPARAGAGPTLGQWWSSVDPDHPGPNAYAPRARYGQYLGFYLDAVEASLPPGSELRRITDEVTAVRRDGGRWRVTLAAGEELAADRVVLTTGHPVTTLSGEQARLAAFAADRPQARYIRGDSAADMPLDAVAPGARVAVLGMGLSFYDVMSALTIGRGGRFAGDGHGGLRYLPSGREPLLLAGSRSGVPLPARGRNQKGPDWRYTARLFTPERIRGLRAAGPLDFRADVWPWLDAELQLVYYATALRARYGAVSEESFRAQVVAEIEAEGPRGAGAVAQRQACRFGLDTLPPLDAPRLTRPFAGRHFTGPKEFTTALAELLETDIALAREGNFHGPLKAATDVLRDVRGTIRLAVDYGGLTADSHREDFLGWFAPLSSFLAAGPPVERLQQTLALIDAGLLEVVGPSSRFTADPEHGLFAVESPQVQGSRRLAEVLIDARIPGPDLTRDTSPLSRRLVADGHWTSWNNHAGDTPFDTAGVAVTPAPYRPIGADGGIGQGLHVLGIPTEGQRWFMQVGSSRPGPWTEFTRDADAIAADVLAPLAAARPELARAGARS